The genomic interval tgacatgacatgatgaATTCTTTAAAACATGCAAAAGAACACAATTCTTCATTAGTGTGTTGGTTGTatgggccataaaatgtcagaaaatggtaaAAGTGTTGTTCGCCAACCTCAAAATGCCAtatcttgttgtttatattcaGTTTAATTAGATTTAATTTAGTTAtaggagaaaagaaaccaggaaatagtAAGTAGTTCATTATGAATTGTTGAAACTCTAGTAACCTCCACGTGCACACTGTGTCACAGGATCCTTTGATGGATACTGAGGTTCCTGAGATCCCTAACTTTGGCTCTCTTGAGTCAGTCAGCCTTGGAGACACCTGTGCTGACAGCGCAGAGGCTCAAGCTCTGCTCAGAGGTTTGGAGAAGAGCAGTGAGCAGCTCCTGTGGAGGCAGTGGTCCACAAGATCCTCGGGGAGCGCACGTGCCTCCTCGCTCCACACGAAGGAAGCGGTTTCATCTGACCTCTCCCCCAGCGACAGTGACGCCCTCTCATCTCGTCATGGCCAAAATATCACTGAGCAATCTGCAGCCAGTGCTGCCACCTCACCTTTCCCCAACAAGAGAGGAAGGTGTCGAGGCATTTTGCAGCCGCCCAGTCCAATGGATGCAAGGATAGTCAGCCCGGAGATCCGATCATGGATGGAAAAAGGGTCAGATCAGGTCAACAGCAAGCCAAGAGTTAACTTTTCTTTGAGTTCAGAGGAAGGGATCTACAGCTTATCAGTGCTGGACTCAGACGAGGAGGAGGCCTACAGCTACATCCTGGATCTGAACAAAGAGGTTTTCCAGCCATATAATCAGCCAAAGAGACAAGTAGCAAGAGTGGAAGAGGAGACAGTGGAAGAAATGTATGCAGAGTCAAAGTCCTCGGAGGGAAGTGGGATGTTAAATGGTCAGGAAGCCCCCTCTGTGCAAAAGACAGATTCGGATCTTGAATCTGCAGTCAAGGCCCAGTCTCTGTCTCACAGGAAGTTTGATTTGGACACAAGAGGAAATAGTTCCAGAGCGATGACAAACAATAGACTTGTGTTTGATGTGCAGCAAGAAGATGAAAGCACGAGCAAAGAGGAACCAGGGGAGGAGAGAGTTGTTAGAGGGCAGATTAATGATTCTGGTGATTCTGttgacagagagaaggaggaggagacagaggatgCTCAGCCGGTGACACATGGAAATGATAAAGCAGAGGCTCcagataaaagagaaaaagcagAGATTTATAAAATTTCTCGCTGGCAGAATGAGGTTGAGAAAGAGACTGTCAAAGAAGTTGTTGTAAAAAATGTGCAAGTGAATAAGAAGAGGGGAGTtaatgaagaggaagatgaacaTTCAGCATTTGTGAAAGGGCAGGACAGACAAGAAGAGGGTAATATTATGAAGGAAGAAAAGGGAATTCAAGAAAGCTTTGTGGTTAAAGAGGGTTTTGTGgcaaatgataaaatattaaGTGCCGAGGTTGTATGTGAAGAAGACGAAgtagaagagggaaaaaagaaccAGAAAGACACTTTTCCCCAAACAGAAGCTTTAGCCAAGAACAAACAGGAGTACACAGTCAAAGTCACACGATCAATGGACTTTACAAcagcagaagaaaaagacacagaacTGAAGATTAGGAAGTGTAAAATAACTGAAGAGACGACAAGAACCAAAGATCATCTGGAGGGAACGACCTCAGACAGTGGCACTGATGGAGTTGTCATTCCTGCTGGTGataacagcagcagaacaacaaGCTCTCACTCATCCAGGTAAGCTGTGCTGTTTGTCACTTATGAGTAAaagcacactgcacacacaggaATCAGTTCACAGTCAGACTCAAAACAATGAAATCTTTCAAATCAAATCGCAGTATAAAAGATttctgtgatttgatttgaaagataaatgtttttaattttcactgaGATTCCACTATATTGTAATATAAGGATTTAAATCCTTTataaggatgtttttttttctaaaaaaaaaaaagtaataacaaGCTGTGGTAGTAATTATGtaataattcaaatgtaagCACTAATAGTGAATATAAAACCATGGGTCAGATAATACATAATGTATATCCAAAATGTCAGTGTTATTTTtgatttgctatttttttttgtcaaattgcaGGGCCAGGTGTAGTTGTTAGATAAAGGCAATAAAATTAAACCTTGCGTTTTTATCCACAGTTGTCAAAAATACTCACCTTTTAGGGATCGTGGCTCTCTGTTCTGAGCTCCTCTCGGCTCATGACGCAGCTCACGACAGTTGACCCAAGGCAATGCCGCCGTCTCCGTTTTACTGCATTTATTATCCAATTCTCTTAGTGTCAGCCtctttttaaaatcactttatttacattatccTGAAAGCTCCTATGGccactactattattattattgaattattgctgAATAATGCCAAAAACAAATCCTGTCTACTGCTGCAGTATAACAGCAGCTGTTGCTGGTAGTTTCGCTGTAGCATGGTAGTGTAAGTTAATTTGAACAATAACAGTTGGCTGAAAGCAACtcatttttattccatttgaaaatacaaacgctgcaaaactttatttaaaaaaaaaagaaaaaaaaaaagctgtccAAAGCTCCTGTGGCAGGTTGTCAGCCACTGTTGGCTGCTCAACACAAAACACCAGACAGTCACTCAGCTGTATTCTTATATTTTAATCTTCTCACACAgctcaaaaataaatcaaacccACGCTGACTCAATCTGATTTCTGGGGCGCACAAGGCCAGTCATTCTTAAGATAACAAAACTCAAACTAGACGATGCGGCACGTCCGTTTTCTCCTGTGCTGTTGGCAGCTCCGCACTAACAGTGGGAGAAATCACTCACCAGGTGTTGACTCTGCAACCATGGCAACACTTGCGCAAGTAAATGCAATACTTCattgttaaaaaatgtaatggtgAGAATTTACTGGTGATTTTGGAAAATAAGGACGCAAGTTTGCCTGTGTCAACATAATGTGGTGTATTGGCTGCTGTTGGACTTTCAAGTATAACATGTACGCCCCAGCCAGAATATATGAAGGTAACaagtaatatacagtatatatagaatAACAGTTATGcaacttttacacattttatcacaacaaaataaatcatgctTAACAAGTAAAGTAGTGAATAATGGAACAAAAAACAAGCacgagacacagagagaactATAGAGCACACTTAAGAATCTTGCattcataaatattatatagTAATATATTCATGACGATGATAGCATAGTAATTAGTGTATGTAGAGCTATTATTGTAACGGAGGTGTCATAATGGATATGTGCATTGGATTCCTTAATCGTTAAGAAATATCTTATTGATTTGATGTTATCCATATATGAAGGCCTGCTTACCTGTTTCTTATCTATTACttgtccttcaaaataaaagtgggtCACTCTAGTTTGCTCGTGACAGCTGTTGTTTGTTCAAGTTAACATTTGCAGTGAATGTAAACTTTTGAAAAGTGCGATTCTATTTCTGTTAAACGTGttaagttaaaacaaaaaaaaacaaaaaacagattaCACCTTCTACAGTTTTGTCTAATGAATGTCTCTCTCTTACTAAATCCACTTCTGCTTCGCTGGGACAGTCATTGTTTGGGGGGCAGAACTTTGCTCTAATAGCCAGTTCTTTCACACAGACTAAACAGATAATTACATTTGTGTCTCTGCTTTGTTGTTATGGATTCTGCGTaacttttgtttctttataacagatatatatatttatgtgaagTACCTAATTTTAGTTTAAAACCCAATTCTCCTGTGTTTTCTCTACTTTGCAGTGGTGAGGGAGGATTCATTCTTCAGTCCTCTGCAGCCTCCTGTGACATAACCCCATTAGAGCTGCAAATTCTCTTAGCCCTGTGGATcctgctctactgctgcttcaTCCTGCCTGAAATGAACCTCTGAGGCCCCCTGCTGTAAAGCCTTCTTATTAAGCTATGCTTATTAGCCCA from Solea solea chromosome 17, fSolSol10.1, whole genome shotgun sequence carries:
- the clmnb gene encoding F-actin-monooxygenase MICAL3 isoform X1; amino-acid sequence: MCSCLHRQCELQPANRIQLRLSFLGGEVEPELIHTSEESYGGISDQHQPQDERNAAQTRTFTRWMNVFLQRCDPPLEVHNLFTDIQDGRILMALLEELSGCKLLYRFRSSSHRIFRLNNISKALAFLDDRHVKLLGIDASSIADGVPSVVLNLIWNIILHFQVKKLTTGLRRCLPSSLSSLPESSYSPSPDLSLQPDDVGSYSCNTLPSKSRKAANEPKYHGKAIKTLLQWVQRCTSKFGVEVNDFGKSWRSGLAFLVMIKSINPDLIDLRESLSIEPQENIQQAFTIAHHCLNITPLLEPEDVTQTSPDEQSIITYVSMFLGHWSDTDEDPLMDTEVPEIPNFGSLESVSLGDTCADSAEAQALLRGLEKSSEQLLWRQWSTRSSGSARASSLHTKEAVSSDLSPSDSDALSSRHGQNITEQSAASAATSPFPNKRGRCRGILQPPSPMDARIVSPEIRSWMEKGSDQVNSKPRVNFSLSSEEGIYSLSVLDSDEEEAYSYILDLNKEVFQPYNQPKRQVARVEEETVEEMYAESKSSEGSGMLNGQEAPSVQKTDSDLESAVKAQSLSHRKFDLDTRGNSSRAMTNNRLVFDVQQEDESTSKEEPGEERVVRGQINDSGDSVDREKEEETEDAQPVTHGNDKAEAPDKREKAEIYKISRWQNEVEKETVKEVVVKNVQVNKKRGVNEEEDEHSAFVKGQDRQEEGNIMKEEKGIQESFVVKEGFVANDKILSAEVVCEEDEVEEGKKNQKDTFPQTEALAKNKQEYTVKVTRSMDFTTAEEKDTELKIRKCKITEETTRTKDHLEGTTSDSGTDGVVIPAGDNSSRTTSSHSSSGEGGFILQSSAASCDITPLELQILLALWILLYCCFILPEMNL
- the clmnb gene encoding F-actin-monooxygenase MICAL3 isoform X2; translation: MNVFLQRCDPPLEVHNLFTDIQDGRILMALLEELSGCKLLYRFRSSSHRIFRLNNISKALAFLDDRHVKLLGIDASSIADGVPSVVLNLIWNIILHFQVKKLTTGLRRCLPSSLSSLPESSYSPSPDLSLQPDDVGSYSCNTLPSKSRKAANEPKYHGKAIKTLLQWVQRCTSKFGVEVNDFGKSWRSGLAFLVMIKSINPDLIDLRESLSIEPQENIQQAFTIAHHCLNITPLLEPEDVTQTSPDEQSIITYVSMFLGHWSDTDEDPLMDTEVPEIPNFGSLESVSLGDTCADSAEAQALLRGLEKSSEQLLWRQWSTRSSGSARASSLHTKEAVSSDLSPSDSDALSSRHGQNITEQSAASAATSPFPNKRGRCRGILQPPSPMDARIVSPEIRSWMEKGSDQVNSKPRVNFSLSSEEGIYSLSVLDSDEEEAYSYILDLNKEVFQPYNQPKRQVARVEEETVEEMYAESKSSEGSGMLNGQEAPSVQKTDSDLESAVKAQSLSHRKFDLDTRGNSSRAMTNNRLVFDVQQEDESTSKEEPGEERVVRGQINDSGDSVDREKEEETEDAQPVTHGNDKAEAPDKREKAEIYKISRWQNEVEKETVKEVVVKNVQVNKKRGVNEEEDEHSAFVKGQDRQEEGNIMKEEKGIQESFVVKEGFVANDKILSAEVVCEEDEVEEGKKNQKDTFPQTEALAKNKQEYTVKVTRSMDFTTAEEKDTELKIRKCKITEETTRTKDHLEGTTSDSGTDGVVIPAGDNSSRTTSSHSSSGEGGFILQSSAASCDITPLELQILLALWILLYCCFILPEMNL